The window ACGCTGCAGCTGCTGCGCGAGATGCACCTGATGCAGCTGCATAAGGTGGCATGGCTGACATATGGAAGGCAATATAGTGATCGGCATACATTTGAGCTTGTTTGCCGGTACTCATAATTTTATCTCCATTTTCCTTAAAGAATGCAACGGTTGTTGCATCGGCGTTAGGATCGCCATTCTCGGCTGGCATAGTAATTTGCTGTGCCTCTAACTGTGATGCCACAGTGCCACCTGCAAATGTTGCACCCCAGTTAAGTAGTCCTGCTGCGATTAACAGAAATACTGCTAACCCAAAACCCACAAAAGTCACAATCTTGTCAAAAGTAATACGCTTCATTTTCCTTACCTTCTCTCCCTTTTAAACATCTCTTGTAGATGTGCTGCTAACTTATCTCTCCTGAGAGTGAATGCACAGCAGAAAGTGCGAGGGACAGCCCTCGCAGAGAGTTTGATTAGAATTTTAGAGGGGTAGCCCTCAGCTAAATGTGATGCAAGCGACTATAAGGAGTCAATCCACATGCCGATCGCAGATCGACTTTCCATCGGGACCGACAACCATATGTGAGCATGGGACATTGAGTTGATCAAATGCTTTATCGCCATAATGCGTTCGAAAGGCTAACGCTAATAAAACTCGAAGATTAGTATCACCATCGGATTTAATTCCAAAAACTTGCGCACTACGACTGACGGTATTTTCAATTACTTTTTCGCTATGTGAAGTCTGTGTAGCTATTGCAGAGTTTGATTTACCTTCGCACACTAATTGCAGGACTAACTGTTCGAATGGCGAAAGCTCGCGTGTGGAAATCGTTATATCTCTAGTCATAATATCGCACCTCTCCGTGGTGGATTAATCTTGCCTCATGACTTATGAGAAGTACACCTCTAGGATGCTCTAATGAGTGAAATCTTGGACACATTTTCAGGGGGAGTACGCTACCTGTCCTTTAATCGCCCAAAAAAGATGAACGCCTTATCACGGGGGATGTATGCCCATCTTGCTAAAGCGCTCAACGATTCGGCGGGCGATTTCAGCGTCCGTGCCGTGATTATTACCGGCGAGGGCGATCATTTTACCGCCGGAAACGACATTGTTGATTTTATGGACAACCCACCGACCGCCGATTCAAGTGAGGTCGCCATTTTTTTGGCAGCCCTGCTGAATTTTCCAAAGCCGTTAATCGCCGCCATTAAGGGAAATGCCGTAGGAGTTGGCACCACAATGTTGCTGCACTGTGATGTCGTAGTTGCAACTCCAACTGCAAATTTTTCAATGCCTTTCGTCTCACTGGGTCTAGTACCTGAAGCTGGATCTACTTTTCTCTTTCCATCTCTAGTAGGGTATCAAAGAGCAGCAAAGATTTTTTTAACTGGTGAGAGCTTTAGTTCAACTCAAGCCCTTGAAATGGGATTAATTGCAGAGATTGATGGTGATGCACTCGCAGCTGCAACGCGAATTGCGCAGCAGATTGCCGAACAACCACCACAGGCAGTTATCAATACCAAGGCGCTATTGAAAGCGCGCAACCATGATTCAGTTGCCGCCGTGATGCGAGCTGAGTTCGAAATTTTTGCTCTCGCACTGCAATCCGATGAGGCCATGGAGGCCTTCATGAAGTTCATGGCTAAGAAAGGTTCATCATGACCTTGTCAGGAAAGAAGATTTTTATTACAGGTGGCTCACGAGGTATCGGGTTAGCAATAGCTCTTCGCGCCGCCGCCGATGGCGCATCGGTGGCGATCGCGGCAAAGACGACCGAGGCTAATCCCAAACTTCCCGGAACAATTTTCACTGCGGCAGCCGAAATTGAAGCAGCTGGCGGCGCGGCGCTTCCGATTCAATGCGACCTGCGTGATGAGGTTCAAATTCAAGAGGCCATAAAATTAGCTGCCGATACCTTTGGCGGAATCGATATCCTTGTAAACAATGCCAGTGCAATTAATCTGACGAAAACTGAAGCGACGCCAGCTAAACGCTTTGACTTAATGTTTGATGTAAACGTAAGGGGCACTTTCTTAACCTCCCAAGCCGCCATACCTTATCTTCGTCAATCCGCCCTTGAGGGACGAAATCCCCATATTTTAAATCTTTCACCGCCACTGTCGATGAATCCAAAATGGTTTAAAAACAATGTTGCTTACACCATGGCAAAGTATGGAATGAGTATGTGCGTTCTGGGAATGGCCGAAGAGTTCAAGCGCGATGGTATTGCAGTCAATGCCCTGTGGCCGCGCACTGTGATAGATACTGCCGCGCTGCAAATGATTCCGGGCATCGATGCGACTGCCGGTCGTACACCGGCAATTTTGGCCGATGCCGCTTATATTATTTTCAATCGCCCAGCATCCCAGTGTTCAGGAAACTTTTTTGTTGATGACGAACTTTTAGCATCAGAGGGCATCACCAATCTTGAGAAGTACTCAGTCACTCCTGGAACAACAGAGTTCCTACAAGATTTCTTTTTGGATTAGGGAATAAAATATCATGCCTATTTTTGATTTAGAACTCAATGGTCCTAACGTCATTGCCGAAGCTGAGCGGCATGGAAAAGCACGCACTCTTTTTTGGCCTTGGGCTGGAGCGAATGTCTCATTATTAGCGCTCTCTTACGGTGCTTTTTTCTTAGGTTTCGGCGTTTCATTTCGACAGGCTACTTATGCCGCAATTATCGGGACCGTTCTCTCATTTCTAGTTGTGGGAATTAGCTCCCTTGCAGGTAAAAAATCAAATGCCCCCACAATGATTTTGTCGCGCGCTGCCTTTGGCGTTAAAGGAAATATCGTCCCAGGTGCGCTGTCATATCTAATATTCGTTGGTTGGGAAACTGTTTTGGTCTCACTTGCAACTCTTGCCACCGGAACCGTACTTATGCGAGTTGGGAATATTGATTATAATCTCGCTTTAATTATTGGCTTTGTCGTTGCCGTTTCGCTCACTGTTTTTGGGGGAGTGCTAGGTTTTTCTACAATCATGCGCCTTCAGAAGTGGCTGACGCTCATCACCATATTCATGACTTTTCTCTACATAGTACTTACAGTGGACACCGTTAATTGGTCAGCGGTCATGGCAATAAAAGATGGCAGCACTCAAGCATTTATCGGTGCATTAATATTTGGAATCACTGGCATCGGATTAGGGTGGGTTAATGCCGCAGCCGATTATTCACGTTATTTACCCCGTACAGTTTCAAGCAAGGCGGTCGTTGGTTGGACCGTATTAGGTGCATCAATTGTGCCCATAGTTCTTGTTATTTATGGTTCAGCCTTAGCAGGTAGTAGTAAAGATTTAAGCGATGCCATTGCAATGGATCCGATTGGTGCACTTACAACTTTGTTACCAACATGGTTCTTAATTCCCTTTGCACTCGTTGCGATTCTTGGCTTAGTGGGAGGCGCCATTCTTGATCTCTACTCGTCAGGTTTAACGCTGGTTTCAATCGGTCTACCGGTAAAGCGCCATATTGCCGCCTCCATTGATGCATTAATTATGTTGGCAGGCACAATTTACATTGTGTGGTTTGCCGAAAAATTCTTCTTCCCGTTCCAGGGCTTTTTAATAACAATCGGAGTTCCAGTAGCAGTGTGGTCGGCCATCTTTGTCGCGGATGTTTTAATGCGCAGAAATGAATACTCTGAAGTTGATCTCTTTAATCAACGAGG is drawn from Candidatus Planktophila sp. and contains these coding sequences:
- a CDS encoding NAD(P)-dependent oxidoreductase, yielding MTLSGKKIFITGGSRGIGLAIALRAAADGASVAIAAKTTEANPKLPGTIFTAAAEIEAAGGAALPIQCDLRDEVQIQEAIKLAADTFGGIDILVNNASAINLTKTEATPAKRFDLMFDVNVRGTFLTSQAAIPYLRQSALEGRNPHILNLSPPLSMNPKWFKNNVAYTMAKYGMSMCVLGMAEEFKRDGIAVNALWPRTVIDTAALQMIPGIDATAGRTPAILADAAYIIFNRPASQCSGNFFVDDELLASEGITNLEKYSVTPGTTEFLQDFFLD
- a CDS encoding enoyl-CoA hydratase-related protein, with amino-acid sequence MSEILDTFSGGVRYLSFNRPKKMNALSRGMYAHLAKALNDSAGDFSVRAVIITGEGDHFTAGNDIVDFMDNPPTADSSEVAIFLAALLNFPKPLIAAIKGNAVGVGTTMLLHCDVVVATPTANFSMPFVSLGLVPEAGSTFLFPSLVGYQRAAKIFLTGESFSSTQALEMGLIAEIDGDALAAATRIAQQIAEQPPQAVINTKALLKARNHDSVAAVMRAEFEIFALALQSDEAMEAFMKFMAKKGSS
- a CDS encoding cytosine permease, translated to MPIFDLELNGPNVIAEAERHGKARTLFWPWAGANVSLLALSYGAFFLGFGVSFRQATYAAIIGTVLSFLVVGISSLAGKKSNAPTMILSRAAFGVKGNIVPGALSYLIFVGWETVLVSLATLATGTVLMRVGNIDYNLALIIGFVVAVSLTVFGGVLGFSTIMRLQKWLTLITIFMTFLYIVLTVDTVNWSAVMAIKDGSTQAFIGALIFGITGIGLGWVNAAADYSRYLPRTVSSKAVVGWTVLGASIVPIVLVIYGSALAGSSKDLSDAIAMDPIGALTTLLPTWFLIPFALVAILGLVGGAILDLYSSGLTLVSIGLPVKRHIAASIDALIMLAGTIYIVWFAEKFFFPFQGFLITIGVPVAVWSAIFVADVLMRRNEYSEVDLFNQRGRYGAWNIKSITLMAFGSVIGWGFVTNSFASWLSWQGYFLGAIGGKDGPWAYANVGVIFALAIGFFGHIALSRKTIALQEQIN
- a CDS encoding LuxR C-terminal-related transcriptional regulator; this translates as MTRDITISTRELSPFEQLVLQLVCEGKSNSAIATQTSHSEKVIENTVSRSAQVFGIKSDGDTNLRVLLALAFRTHYGDKAFDQLNVPCSHMVVGPDGKSICDRHVD